TTTCTTGCGAAAAAACGCCCAAACACGCCCACGGGAGTGGGGTGCTTGGCGTGATGGGGCGTGTTTGGCTGTAGAAAAACGCCGGACACtgcccactacgggtggtctaaaaAGAGATGTTTGCTGCTATAATGGGTTCATGATCTAACTTATATAAAAGTCATACATGTGGATTTTGGGTTTCAAACAAAGTCTACTGCTTGTTCTCTTATATATATGGACCCAAGCTGAGTTTTTTGACATGTTGGCTCATATTTTCAGTTAGCACGCCCATTGCTTAAAAAAATTTAACCGAAAACCAAATCGATCCAAGTCTAGCATAGCGCAATACATCATTGATACTGTTGTCGACATAGCCTTGGCTCGGCTCAACTTGGCTTGTTAAGGTTAAAGGGAAAATTGACCCTACAAGTTCTCTGCTTTCAGTTTCTACTATTCTAAGTATTCCAGTATTTTACAACATAAATCAGGTAATGTACTATAGATGAGTTGTTAAAAGCTTCATTTAACTTTCttatttataattaaaaaatcACCCAGTTAAATGGAAGCTTGACGAATTGCACCTTTCAACCCGACTCCACTGACTACCTTGTAACATTTTAAAAAACGTGTTACTAAACTTACAAACAATGCACTAACTtctaaaaaaacatttaaaataatGCATTGAGTATAGACTTTATCAAGCAAGGTTATGAAGATTGGGTGGGTTCAGTTTGGGTTAAAACCAAAGTTTAACCAGAATAATAATATTAGTTAACTTAGTTTAaagtttttaactttttaaagaAAGTTATGAATTGAAATTAGTTAACTTGGTTTAAAGTTTTTAACCTTTTAAAGAATGTTATGAATTGAAATTAAATTCTCAGACCACTTTACCATATTTTTAGAAGGCAAAAGTACAATGAGCTTGTTTCATTTACACTTATGTTGAAATCTTATTAGAAacctttttttatttaatttctgTTAGAAACTTGTTCTTATCATAACATAGTTAAACCGTGTCTTGTAGTCTATAATCTTGTGGTGGTTGTAATGATTACACATAAAGATAGATTAATAgctttatgaaaaaaaaaaaaaaaaaccatgttgCTTGCTttcttattttattgtttttttaacgACCGTGACCGCACATATATGTGTAGCCCAAGCCCACCATCACCAATTTTCAATTCTGGAAAAAACTCGTCGTCTAAATGCCCATTGTGGTAAAACCCGGTTGGGATCAGATTCAAACTTGAGACCTATGGTCTACAACCCAAATCTTCACTTCCCCTATAATGCCAATTGAGTTATTGCTCATTGGCTCTTATTTCATTGTTTTAATCTTCATAGTGTTTGTTTGCCGTGTTTTTAACAATAGCGTTGCATGTTCTCACCATTGCAACCTCAAGTACAGTGGTGTAAATTGTCGTCCCCGCAGCATCACACGGGTTTCCTACTagtaatatataatatatgtctaCATCTCTCTCACCCtctctccaccaccaccatcaaccattAACACCGGCCACCATCTTCCCACCGCTGCAAGACCCAAATACCTGAAAAACCCTAACCCCTAGTTCGATTGACACATAATCGCAGATCTGAAACGAACTCATGAAATCGCAGATCTGAACGGACTCAAGAAATCACATATCTGATTCGAACAAAACTTTAATTCAAAAACCTCTTTTGAACGAAGCTCACAGAGATGGTATCGAATTCAATCAATTCATGCACACGCGAAACATGGAGGGTTTAAACCGAAGAATTGAGTGAATTTGCTGATCAGATAGGAGAAAAGAGAGTCGAGAAGGAGGAGGATTATCAGCATCCATTCGAGTAAGGCGTAAACGTGAATTATGTTGTTATGCAGCATTGTTGCAAATTTGTTTGCAGCCACTGCTCTATTTTTTATGTAGATATTCAGagacaaaaaaaaatatgatatatgAATAAGTGATGAACAGGGTGTTAGGATTTGTAGAGATTTGGAATTGGAATATTGGAATTTGGGTTATTGAATAAAaagatatatagagagagagatgagaTGCGAAACATGATTTGAATTCATCATCACTTGAGCTGCTGAAATCTTCTCCTAAAGGTTTTCCTGATGAATTGAATTCATCATCACTAGAGGTATGCGAAAACATAGACTTGTATAACccgggggagggggggggggtgtttaaaAATGACaacaatgccctcatgtgcaagaaTCTTGCACATgaccatacttaaccaaaaaaattaactaagttaatgctaaaggacataacgtgcaacattttgaaacattaaatacaaaagtcatcaattttaaagacaaaagacatcgcttgaaacttgttataaagataaaggacaaaatttgaaaTTTACTCCCCATTTAAGCATTACtcaattattttttattttatcatttatattattctactattttaaatttaaattactATATAATAACAATTTGGATAGCTTCTTAGCTAGAGTAATTTTCTTTTCAACACACAATGGCCCATAACAAGAAGAGAAATTGTGAAAAGTATGAATTTTAACCTTTTGCTCAAATGAACAGCGGTGGGGTTAGGTGTGGTCTTGGCAAAGGTAAATTGGGTAATCTATTTTGGTGGTTTGTAATACAATTTAGAAAATTGAATTAAGAAAATCAATGTAGAATGCAATCATTTGTCTACTTGATCAAAAGTATTTAATGCAATGTATATAGTTAATTTATAATTTgtgtttttaataaattatttttactttaaaaaatacaaaacaaatcATATTTCAAACTTTTTATGTTGATAAATTATGTTAAAATGTCGTTTTCTTATTGCTTATTTTTAATTGCTTATTCTAATGTTAATCCGTTTGTGTGTAGTCGATTGGTGATTGTAAATTGTTATATTAGTTGTATTAGCAAATTATTTTGAAAATTACATGAGAATACCCACCACTTCTGTTAAGGACGAAACCCGCTGTAAAGCGCGAGATTCCTTACTAGTTACAATAAAACATACTACAAACTTCTCTTCGTGTATGATTAAATATTTCATtcattaatttattatttaaaagttacacataaataaacaatacaatattaaATTGAAACAAAAGAGAATGTTTTGATTATGTCCACATTTTTTCATGTGCACCTCCACATCCCCTCATCACTAACATATTTCTAATGATAGACATGTAGTTTCGGTACCAAATATGCAATCTGTTAATTAACTAAATGATAGGTGATGTGACATAACCGAAATCTTAAAACGAAAACAGGTTCATAACCTGAACTTTATTCATACAACACACTTGAAAAAGCTATTAATGATTCATTCATACAACACATAACCGAAATCTTAAAATGAAACAGGTTCATAACCTAATCTTTATTCATGCAACACACTTGAAAAAGCTAGCTATTGTCCCCCGACTTCCCAACTTCAAAACATCAATGTTGATCTCATGATCACTAACTTATTCTGCACTGATTGGAAGCTGCAAAGAAGATAAAATTTGAATCACAGTTAGACTaccatttcaaaaaaaaaaaaaaaaaaaaaaaaaattaactgaaaCAAAGGATTTACAAGTACAGTTAGACTACCATTTGGATCCTACAAAGTATTTAGAGATTATGAATTATATATCATCTTTACTATATTAATACACGAGTTTCTAACCTATAAATATTACGTAATACCTGAGAGATGAGTTGGTTAGAGTGATTATCAAGAAGAGGACCATATGTGCAAGTCTTAACCTCCTCAAACAGCGCTCTATCGTACGATATATTTGCAGTCGCAAATGTGAACAAGAGCTTGTCGCCAGCCACTGTGACGTCGTACATATCTGTCCATTCGCCTGTAGACGGGAGTTGATCCTTATGGCCTACCATCCCGGTAATTTTACCGTAGGTGATCTTTCCGGTAAACACCGGGGCGAAGTAATTGAGGTATACGTACTGTACGTAACATGGTTCCTTAAAGTTGACGGTGAAGCTGAAGGTGGGTGGAAAAAGTCCTGCGGGGGCTATAGTGAAAGATTCGACGGGATCAGGTATAAGGCCGGGCGGAAATCCAAGGAGTTGGAGAAGTTGGTGTAAGTTTAAGCTTAAGTTTCGGGATGCAGATGTGGAAGGTGTGAGTGAGACAAGGGCGAGGAGTAGGAAGAGAGACACGTGAGAAGTAGTTGccatggttaaatatatattgctTCTTAAGTTAAGTTGTGATGAGGACTTCATAAAATGAGGGTGTAGTATATATAGGCAACAAAAGCCACCTATGATGAGTTTTTTGCTAATATAGTACAAAATGCAACGCTCTACATTTAAGTGCACACATTTGCTTTTTTACACGGATTTACATGGCTACTTATAATGTTATTGTGAATTATAGCATCTTTGAATACAAAGTGAATGGCTACATTATGTGGTATGTATCTTTAGTGTTAGGCAACAAAGTAACTAGGGTGAATCGTAAATTCATATTCATAATAACTTTGATTTGTATTCCAAGCCGAAACCAATATGTTTTTTTAATCTTCATCTTTATGTTTTGGTGTCCATGGAACTAGAAGAGTTTAAGGATTATAAGCACTTTGATTATCTCTTAATTTCATTCTTTACCCTTAAAACCTCAATCTTTCATGTTTCATATATGTTTTGGTATCCATGGAATTAGAAGAGTTTAAGGATTATAAGCATTTTGATTATCTCTTAATTTCATTCTTACCCTTAAAACCTCAATCTTTCATGTTTCATATATTTTGTCTCAATATTTGCTTCAAAAGAGTAACACAATTGTCGATGTAAGCAAATCACATAGACTAAATAACTCGGTTTTAAGCGTATTATTGTGTGAGTAAATTACAGGGATGATTATATTGTAAGGATGTATTGTGTTTTTGTCATTTATATTTCGAAAATTACAGGAGGTCTGGTTCTCTGTGCTTGCTGACTGGTAACCCGTTTGGTCCTTTTGACTAACACACATTGAAAATATATTAAAGGCTCTCACTATTTGCACACCAAGGCAGGCTATCTGCACAATTAGGGTttacatacgctgcgtattggtcaatacgcagcgtatagggttacctaaatacgctgcgtattggtcaatacgcagcgtatataagtgGTAGgaaccttgttttctgtgcaatgatttgacacttcaaacctaccaaaatgaccccaaaTTTGCATCagttttatatacgctgcgtattgaccaatacgcagcgtataggaaccttgttttctgtgcaatgattggttatcaggcactgagatctagggtttatctacgctgcgtattggtcaatacgcagcgtataaggTTAACCCTAtatgctgcgtattgaccaatacgcagcgtagataaaccctaattttgctagggtttggtgtgccaataggcactttagtgtgccaataggcacactcTATATTAAATTCATGTGAAATGATCATTATACCCTTTTACTTAAAAAACATATAAAGTTTCTAATTTACCCCTCGGGTTTCTTTATCCCCACCCCCCGGACGTTGCCCCTCATCGCCTTCTTCGTTGCCCACGAGTAACAAAGCCCAAACGATTATGCTTGGCCATTGCAGGGCAAGGGTGGTGGTGGGAATGCAATGGTGGTGCAAACAGCAAGAAAAGGCTTCGTGTAGTGATTGTGTGGCTTTGGTTTAATGATTTGGTTTGTGGTGGTTTTAGTCATGCATGGTTGCTAGAAGTTGTAAAATTATACATGTGTACATGGGATTTAGATATGAAGCGGAGGGGTGAAAGAAAGAGAGGCTATGTGATTGAGCAAACGAAATGGGCGGGGACTAACATCAAGGGTTCTAGTATGGTAACGACACTTAACAATCATTATTTACAAGGACCATGCTAGTCATTTTAGATGCTCGGATCCCTCATCAACACTAGGGCCGTTCAAATCGCTCGCCGCTCGtcgctcgctcgacgctcgttcgaaaactgctcggaaaatgctcgttcgatttgtcGCTCGGTTGCaaacgagccgctctgctcggttcggtttgtaaacgagccaagcatgagcaaaggtccgctcggctcggttcggctcgaattattattttaattggtatacatatacatatacctatacacatacatatataaacatgtatatacacacacatatatatacacaagtATAAataatacataatacatacacacctatatatgtatacacacttagacatacatatatacttaaacaataattaagttgatagttttatatgtaccactctattagattttggtaaacgatatacaaatttacaactatatctatacgtactagcccaaccacaccaataaaaaaaattaatattagaactaaaagttaaaccctaaaccgatAAAAGATAGTTTGTtcatcgcctcaatgtttcatgttgttaccctaagtcgatcatttcctgctctcaacgtaattgtttgtgcaatatgatcatcgcctcGTCGGCCTCAACATtgttattaataataaaaatagtgTGCTATTAAATGTGCAtatttttaaagacataaaaacttgagacccaacATTGTCAATTTCtttctcagcaaatttaaatcgggcaacacggttgtccaaatcgctcgaaTTTCGCTCGACGCTTGCTCGAAATTTTTattgctcgaaaaatgctcgattgatttgaggctcggttttaaatgagccgctccgctcggttcggtttgtaaacgagccaagcacgagcaaaggtccgctcggttcggctcggctcgtaaaCAGCCCTAATCAACACAAGGGAAATCAAACAAAGTATAGGATACGTTTTATagtttttattgttttgaaatGAAACAGGTAAGTAGTTATTTCATACAAATTTTAACGTTAGTTAACAAAACAAATATCAATAATGTTTACTCATGATTCATGAGTATATAGTGACTACCATTTATGTGCTTCCTTAGAAAAATATCAAGGTTGTAATATGAAAATGCCTAGCTAGTTTATTTATAGTGTTAAAATATTATAGATGTTAAAGAGTTTGGTCAAGTAGAATTGCTTTATCACGCTTGAAAATataatttagagttaaatgccattttagtttttgtgatttgtgttattttgtcagtttacttcaaatgtttcatttttcacctgtgggtccaaaatgGTTTCAccgttgctattttagtccactgggttaacttcatccattttttctgttaaagaGAAAGGAAATTCggttattttatatgtaattctattaactagaagagcaattcggccatataaaatgactgaattgcccttctcgttaacagaaaaaatggatgaagttaacccagtggactaaaatgacaacggtgaaacTTTTTTGGACCCGCAGCTgaaaaataaaacatttggactaaattgtcaaaatgacccaaaccacaaagactaaaatggcatttaactctacaatttatcatataaaatttAGGAAGTAATATAAGAACAAAGACAAAAGCCATTTGTCGTAATCTTTGTCTACGGTGTGCTCGACCGTAGTCTATTGTCCCTTTTTGTTCAAATCAGTAAACACCCTTCATCGACATTAtataaacataattaaacatttTCAATAGATTGCAGTTTATTCATCATTAAATTAACATACCAAAACATAACGATTCATAACCCTAATCCTCATGCATTGGTCTATACGAACATATCAGGAATTTCGATACATTAGACTCGACCCACATGAACCCTAGTTTTTATATAACATCATAACCAATCATAGAATCAGATCTAGCTGTTTCTTATCACAAGGAATCATCAAAATCTTATCATCATACAAACCCTAGTTACTGAATCATCATTCATACAATTAAAACAATATTGAAACGTGATTTCTAGTAAACCCTAGATCATAATTAATCTCATGAATACCAATATTGATCAAGAAACATAAACACAACCAAGTACAACAAAGAAAACTCAAATCAAACAATGATAACACACTAACCAGAATATGAGATGCAAGAGAGGGTGCTAGAACGAGAAGAATGGAGTTCGAAATGGAAGAAGGTTGTCGTCGCTGAGAGAGAGAACATTGAGAGTGTTTTAGTAATTCGTAGGGAATGGGGCGAGTTAGGGTTGATGTTAGTATTTAAACATGGAGAATAAAGTAGGTTCCGAGTTTGTATAACAAGCCAAGAGGTCCGGGTTTACAATGGTGTGCGGCCAAGATGTGTGTCCGAGTTTACATATTAAACTATAAGCTCCTAACTTATAATGCGGCTAGATGAGGGGTGTGCGGTATAGTGTGTACAAGTTGGTTATGGCCAAGCCGCACACACCTATAATATAATAACCAATAACTAGTATAGGTACAAATAACCACTTTATAACATAACCACGTTTAATACAAATAATCAAGTTCACACAACaatataacataacatacaatACGATATATGGTGGGACGTGAAGAGTAACAATACGTAGTTAAGGTTCGCGAGTTTAGACAAcgctaaccttgaaagttcgggttgtcacattatccccaagttgaaagaaattttgtcccgaaatttagcatggtCACTGAAGTAGTTAGTGCAGTTGCGCGTTTttacggggtgtcacatcatccccaagttgatttggaatttcgtcccgaaattcagttgtagcttcagcaCTGGATGCACTATTCTTAAACAACTAAGGATACTTGTGCATCATCCGATCTTCCTGTTCCCAAGGAATCTTGTTGCGCTTGAGTGTTTTGATctcccgatccatgatctcaactGGTTCCTCAATGAAACGGAGCTGATCATCGATCGTGAGTTCTTAAAAAGGGACAATGAATGTCTCACCAAATAAACATTTCTTCGGGTCCAACACGTGGGAAGCATTGTACacaccactgagctcttcaggtaagttcagTCTATATGTCACTGTGCCAATTCTTTCCGTGATTTTGAAAGGTCCGACGTaacgcggatttagtttgccccgtttcccaaaacggacaacacctttccaaggtgagactttcgaCAAAACTCTGTCTCCAACTtggaattccaacggtttcctacgcttatcagcgtagcttttctgacgaccGTGAGCTGCCGCCATCCGGTTTCTGATTTGGACGATCTTTTCCAAGGTTTCAAGTACGAGTTCAGGGCCAGTTTGACGATCTCCAACTTCAGCCCAGCAAGGAGTTGCCGCCATCTGGTTTCTAATTTAGACGATCTTTTCCATGGTTCGAGTACGAGTTCAGGGCTAGTGATCTTTTCAAATGTGGAAGGCAAGCAATAATGAAAACTTCGTGGACTCAAAGTAATACTGGACGACAGTTTTACACATGCCCTCAACTGGTATGTATTTGTAGCCCTGATTTTAACAACTGGTTATTCAAGCCCTAATTTTTACATTTGCATTCAGATGTCTAGGTGCAAATTATTCGAATGGCATGATCCTCCATTGTGTAATCGTGCTAGCCAAGTCATCACAGACATGCTAAATTCCAAGAATGTGCTTGAATTCGAAGTTAGGGATCTAAAAGATCAAGTCCAGATGTACAAGTTGCAAGTCACAAAAATGGAAATCAAGCATTCCACGGCTGTTCGAAACAGGGAAGCATGCTTATAGTCAGTTGGATTATGTTTATCTTAGTTGTTGTATTTGTCTTTGCAAGTTAATGTGCCTTGTATTGTAGGATGTGGTACTAATGCTACTTATGTGGTTTATAATGTATTGGAAAATCTCTTTTTGGAATTTTAATGAAGTAAACAGTTTTTGAGAAGTGTATGGCAGTTTCACATGTTCAGTTTGACAATGAGTTGGTATAACAAGTGTTGATAAGGGACATGAGTTGTAAACTATATGTGAccattacaaagttatataaaacTGTAGTTTGGCTTTAAAAGACAAACTGCATAATCAAGTTACAACCAGGTTACAGAAGTCATGCATAAGTTATACGAAACtgctagggatggcaatgggtcgggttcggggcGGGTATTGGCAATCCCATACCCATACTCGGTTGTAATATTGTGTCCCATACCCGActcaatacccgtcgggtatttttcgggtaattacccgtcgggtttcgggtatactcGCGGGTATAtccattagtttgttaaaagatatacgttgggatttccaaatacattttttgttattataagttttcatcatcatcagcatcatcatcatactcagtaaatcccaccaatagcacagctaagatagggtctgagaagggtaagatgtagacagccttacctctaccccataggaatagagaggctgcttccaatgagacacataacactcaacaattaagacaaaggccgattaatgcatgtactcccttgtcttttgGCTATCAACGCcatcacatgatgcatgattaaccatccccctcttttaacgttattttcacaaaattagtaaaataacgttaaaattagtgcactttcacttttgcccccgagTGCCCACACATGTTtacattatatgtgcatactGCAAGCAGGGCATAATAATAACTTTACTTATACagtttttattataattttatttatacaacaattattataaattaaaaatgtacattacatacatagaagttttattataaattaataataactttataatacttatacacttcacaacatacaatatataaataCTATTATCAAATACATATACTACAAGAAAATTTACTTTTTCACATTATGAACATGCTAAACTAAATCACTAATATATAAGGGTTAAtggaaaacaaaaatataaattaaaaaattcgggtatatgatcgggtatatagttcgggtaaacgggtatgtcgtttcgggtaatcgggtcggtatctcctaatcccatacccgacccatacccgcgaaaatttctaaaactaatcccatacccggcccaatacccgtTGGGTAtcggtgatgtgtgtaaaatgcaacatataaattacatcaattgaggcataaaacaaaccatttttaagtactaatattggaaaaagagtgtttttgtcttccttttgtattttcaggataaaatgagctcaaattcgcaaaagaagcaaaaagacagctaaatctaacataaatac
This is a stretch of genomic DNA from Helianthus annuus cultivar XRQ/B chromosome 16, HanXRQr2.0-SUNRISE, whole genome shotgun sequence. It encodes these proteins:
- the LOC110916518 gene encoding uncharacterized protein LOC110916518, with amino-acid sequence MATTSHVSLFLLLALVSLTPSTSASRNLSLNLHQLLQLLGFPPGLIPDPVESFTIAPAGLFPPTFSFTVNFKEPCYVQYVYLNYFAPVFTGKITYGKITGMVGHKDQLPSTGEWTDMYDVTVAGDKLLFTFATANISYDRALFEEVKTCTYGPLLDNHSNQLISQLPISAE